One segment of Mesoplodon densirostris isolate mMesDen1 chromosome 6, mMesDen1 primary haplotype, whole genome shotgun sequence DNA contains the following:
- the LOC132492753 gene encoding olfactory receptor 1K1-like: MDAANETSEGTPFTLLGLTTNPGQQRPLFVLFLVLYVAGILGNGLIVAVIQASPTLHAPMYFLLAHLSFADLCFTSVTVPKMLASLMANDRSIPLAGCLTQMYFFFALGVTDSCLLAAMAYDRYVAIRHPLHYATRMSRAVCTALVGTAWLVSHIHSLLHILLVAHLSFCASHQAPHFFCDHQPVLRLSCSDIHHIQLVIFTEGAAVVVTPFLLILAFQGAIAAVVLQLPSATGNLRAVSTCGSHLAMVGLFYGTVIAVYFQPMSRYEAERGQVASVTYTVVTPMLDTLTYSLRNRDVQGVLRALFTRHRISAGDS, translated from the coding sequence ATGGATGCTGCCAATGAGACTTCAGAAGGAACCCCATTCACCCTACTAGGACTAACAACAAATCCTGGACAGCAGCGGCCTCTCTTTGTCCTATTTTTGGTCCTGTATGTGGCGGGCATCCTGGGTAATGGACTCATTGTGGCCGTCATCCAAGCCAGTCCAACCCTTCATGCGCCCATGTACTTCCTGCTGGCCCATCTGTCCTTTGCTGACCTCTGCTTTACCTCCGTCACTGTACCCAAGATGTTGGCCAGCCTGATGGCCAATGACCGCTCCATCCCCCTGGCTGGCTGCCTGACCCAAATGTACTTCTTCTTTGCCCTGGGTGTAACTGACAGCTGCCTCCTGGCTGCCATGGCCTATGACCGCTACGTGGCCATCCGGCACCCCCTCCACTATGCCACGAGGATGTCCCGGGCTGTGTGCACAGCCCTGGTGGGGACTGCGTGGCTCGTGTCCCACATCCACTCCCTCCTGCATATCCTGCTTGTGGCCCACCTGTCCTTCTGTGCCTCCCACCAAGCGCCCCACTTCTTCTGTGACCACCAGCCTGTCTTAAGGCTCTCGTGCTCCGACATCCACCACATCCAGCTCGTCATCTTCACCGAGGGTGCCGCGGTGGTAGTCACTCCCTTCCTGCTTATTCTCGCCTTCCAGGGGGCCATCGCAGCTGTGGTGCTCCAGCTGCCCTCAGCCACGGGGAACCTCCGGGCTGTGTCCACCTGTGGCTCCCACCTGGCCATGGTGGGCCTCTTCTACGGGACGGTCATTGCAGTCTACTTCCAGCCCATGTCCCGGTACGAGGCCGAGCGGGGCCAAGTGGCCAGCGTCACGTACACTGTGGTCACGCCTATGCTGGACACTCTCACCTACAGCCTCCGGAATCGCGATGTGCAGGGGGTGCTCAGAGCCCTTTTCACTCGGCACAGGATCTCAGCTGGTGACTCCTGA
- the PDCL gene encoding phosducin-like protein — protein MTTLDDKLLGEKLQYYYSSSEDEDSDHEDKDRGRGALAGSSTPADAELAGEGISVNTGPKGVINDWRRFKQLETEQREEQCREMEKLIKKLSMSCRSHVDEEEEQRKQKDLQEKISGKMTLKDFAVMSEDQDDEEFLQQYRKQRMEEMRQQLHQGPQFKQVFEIPSGEGFLDMIDKEQKSTLVMVHIYEDGVPGTEAMNGCMICLATEYPAVKFCRVKSSVIGASSRFTRNALPALLIYKGGELIGNFVRVTDQLGEDFFAVDLEAFLQEFGLLPEKEVLLLTSVRNSATCHSEDSDLEID, from the exons ATGACAACCCTGGATGATAAGTTGCTGGGGGAGAAGCTGCAGTACTACTACAGCAGCAGCGAGGATGAGGACAGCGACCACGAGGACAAGGACAGAGGCAGGGGTGCCCTGGCCGGCAGTTCCACGCCTGCAGATGCTGAGTTAGCAGGCGAAGGCATCTCAGTTAACACAG GTCCAAAAGGCGTGATCAACGACTGGCGCCGCTTCAAACAGCTGGAGACAGAGCAACGGGAGGAGCAGTGCCGGGAGATGGAGAAGCTGATCAAGAAGCTGTCCATGAGCTGCAGGTCCCATGTGGACGAAGAGGAGGAGCAGCGGAAGCAGAAGGACCTCCAGGAGAAGATCAGTGGGAAG ATGACTCTGAAGGACTTTGCCGTGATGAGTGAGGACCAAGACGACGAGGAGTTCCTGCAGCAGTACCGgaagcagaggatggaagagatgcGGCAGCAGCTCCACCAGGGGCCCCAGTTCAAGCAGGTTTTTGAAATCCCCAGTGGAGAAGGGTTTCTGGATATGATTGACAAAGAGCAGAAGAGCACCCTCGTCATGGTCCATATTTACGAGGACGGCGTCCCGGGGACCGAAGCCATGAACGGTTGCATGATCTGCCTGGCCACGGAGTACCCAGCCGTCAAGTTCTGCCGTGTGAAGAGCTCGGTGATCGGGGCCAGCAGTCGCTTCACCAGGAACGCCCTTCCCGCCCTGCTCATCTACAAGGGGGGCGAGCTGATTGGCAACTTTGTCCGCGTCACTGACCAGCTGGGGGAAGATTTCTTTGCGGTGGACCTTGAAGCTTTCCTCCAGGAGTTTGGATTGCTTCCAGAAAAGGAAGTCTTGTTGCTAACCTCCGTGCGTAACTCAGCCACCTGCCACAGCGAGGATAGCGATTTGGAAATAGATTGA